DNA from Brassica napus cultivar Da-Ae chromosome C4, Da-Ae, whole genome shotgun sequence:
gcgaattAAACTTTCGCATTCGAGCTAtcacattaaaaattaaagtgtttaaatacctttaatgaataaatatataaattatctacaaaataaaaatgaatttaaattattttgattagataaatgattaaaattaataataataggaattatccaaaattaaaagatatattctaaactaaaaatataatttctataaatattgtgttgttatcttaaaaaatcttataataaaaagttaaaaattaaaaaaacagaaaacacataattaaatactaatcaagtaaaattttaattttatattatttattaataatgaatataatgtaatatctttaaattttaaacaaaaaaatatataataattttataaaaaacataaatagtaatttatcattatattattttaattagtaatgaatgtattaataattaattataaaaaatttatgccCGCCAGCGCGGGCGAAACACCTAATTGTAACATAATCATAATGATTTGCATCATTTTACTGCAAATTCCCTTGAATTTTCCTTcttttccatttaaaaaaaaacattgtgtaAATTGTACAtaaatgataatttattatacataattttattttcaggtttatttatatgtaaaagTGTAGTTTAtgtctatttaaaaataaaaaatataaaaaaaaaaaaaaaaatgattaagcTGAAGTTAAAAACCATAATTCTCTGACCAAAAGAACCAAAAATAGCCGGTAGGCAAAACCAAAAGTGTAGCTAACCGAATTAAACCGAACTAAATTACTAGCCAATCCCCGATTAGAGTTCTCCTTATCTCCTGCAAACTCCGTCAACCAACACGCGACGGACTACAATCGCCGGTGACCTAATCTCTTCGCTATTCTCCGCCCTCTGGCTGATATCGGTGAGTCTCTTCTCGTCTTTAACAATTAAACTATATcgaaatcgatttgggggtttcaCCATTCTCGTATAAGTTCTAGGGTTTCGAATCGCGTACCAACAGAGATCGTGCTTCTCTGATCGGCTATGAATAGCTTTCCTTGGGTTTTGTTTATGAATGATGATTGATTTTGAAGGAACAATGATGTGAATCTATTGAAAGTGTTTAGCTTAATGAATCTTTTGGAGTTATCACATAGTATGAATCTATACTGAATCAACATTCATCATTTTGATATTGAATCTATAATACTACTACGAAAGATGCACACTTTGGTTTAAGGTGCTTATGAATTAAGCAATGTGTCCATTACCTTTCTGAATCTTGAATCTTGAATCTTGACAGAAATGCTTTTAACTCTGTGAGTGTTTTCTATACCTTCTTGCAGAAGATAAACTCAGAATCTTGACCACTTCTGTTAACTCTGTGAGTGTTTTCTACACGTTAATGCAGAATATAGCTCAGAATCTTCACTTCTGCTGTTCTTTTGAGTGTTTTCTTAAGTTCTTGCAGGAGATAACTCAGACTCTTCTCTTCTGCTGTTAACTCTTTGAGTGTTTTGTCTACGTTCTTGCAGAAGATAACTCAAAAATGGACAACACCGTGAGCATTAAGCAAGAAACACCACAGCCTCTTCCTCTAGGGATCTATGAAATACCAGGTGAGCCTGCGGTTGTTATCAACGGTGTCCCTGATGAGCCTAAAACAGAGTCCATAATAGCCAAAGACGAACCAAAATCATCGAGTGCCGCCTCTATAGGGTGTGGCGAATGGCTTGAAGGTAGAGAAGTTCGGAAGTTTTTCTTGGGTCAGTACTATTCCGGTACGGTGACAAAGTTCGACAAAGGCACTGGTTGGTACATGGTTGAGTATGAAGATGGGGATTCTGAAGAACTTGATTGGTATGAGCTTGAAGAAGTGCTTCTACCTATGGACGTTACTGTACCACTGAGATCAGTCTCGTTATGGATCCTTAAGAATCGTCAGACACAGGCTCAAGCTTATGGATCCATGCCGAAACGCTAGACCAAGAACTCCAACACAAATGGGTCTGGCTTATTGTGCAGAGTGAATATGGTGAAGCACGATGAGAAAAGGTTACAACACCCTTATATACCCCTTCAAACTGGAAacacttttaacagttttttgaaaatttcctCACTTGAATATATTCGGCGACTTGTAGATGAACATTGTACTAGTGAAACCATGGAATAGTAGTAACGCTAGAGACGATTAACGTTTTTGAAATTTCAGTACTTGAACGAAGTTTGTTTTTTGAAACCGaggaaaattgataaaataatctCCAGCTTACttttactataaaaaaaaaagttcttcaATTCACCGTCATTTTAGTCATTAACCTTTAGTTAAATATGAACAAATTTCATACTTTCCTTGATCAAGTCATGTAAAAGTTAACTGTTTACATTTCGTTTAATGCTGTTAGTtacatttcgattttttttgtgAGTTTAAAAGTAGAGAGTAAACTTACTTAAAAGTTGTAGTTTTCATCTCGATTTGAATGACTGACTTAAGCAGATATGTTTTAATAAGcttataaatactattttaaaaataaatcaaaaactaacaattgtttaacaaaaaacacttgatttgaaacaCAAATTTAATCTTGCAAAGTCAGACATAGCATTAAAATAAGtatgtcaagttttttttattgttaaacaATTCTTAttagatatatcatatatatcagACTTGATTGTTTTCAATTCCTTTTTATATTACAGTTgacttaaatattttaaacatttaagaTATAAATCCCAAATCATTCAAACGTTGAAGATAATAGAGGAGGAAGTttcgtttcaattttttttaaaatgcgtGTTATATTTATGTTCCAGGTTGTTCCtattaattttttacaaaacatataaatgtcttgattcttttaaaattttgttttttatgtcgCAATAATTCAAAGATGATCCACGTCAACGGAGTTTTGCTTGTAAGCACGTCGCCTTGATCTTGTGTTTCGCTGTAATTATCAAACAAATCTTTTTACCATTCACATGTGTTGCTTTCAAACACTTATGTTTTGTGTATAAATTATGCAAAGCCACTACTTGCACAACACATTTCACACAAAGCCTGAAAACAAGAACCATCTTCGCAATGGCTAGACTTGTTCTTCTTGCCCTGTTCTCAGCTCTTCTTCTTGCAACCACCATCACAACATCGGAAGCTTTCTCAAGAACAGTGAAGGCACCATATCAAGCACATAAGCCGAAGAAGCTAACCCACCTCCACTTCTACTTCCATGACATTGTCTCCGGAGACAAACCAACCACGGCCATAGTCGCTGTAGGTCCAACTACAAACACATCTGCATCCGCTTTCGGCATGGTTGTAGTCATTGACGACCCTTTGACCGTTGGACCCGAGATCACCTCAGAGGAAGTAGGGAGAGCCCAAGGGATGTACGCATCAGCCGACCAGAAGAATTTAGGTTTGTTTGTGGCGTTTAACTTGGTGTTCACAAAAGGTGAGTTTGCCGGCAGCACGGCGTCGTTATATGGTCGTAATCCGGTAATGTCAAAGGTGAGAGAGATGCCGATCATCGCAGGCACGGGTGCTTTCAGGTTTTACACAGGCCAAAACCTTTACGTTCAATACTACGAGTGGAAATGCTGTGGTCGAGTACAATGTCTATATTTGGCATTAAGATGGAAAACTCGGTTGAATACAAAAAGAGtggaataaaatgttttttttcttctaatttatGTTGTGATTTGATGTATTTTATGTGGTGAATTTTGTTGTGAAGATAATCcatttactataatatttttgctTTGTTTCACCTTATCAAATCTACAATTAACAAGagaaaaaatgtttgaaaatatgaaaCTGACTAGAGGTGGATAGACTTATATATATGACATGATCATGTGAAAGCTCCCACACATATATGAAGAGGTACATTTTTACCATGGACTGTTACTGTCCGACTGAGATCAATCTGTGTGTGTGTATAATCAATAATCGACAAACACAGTCCCAAGCTTATGGACGCACGCCAAAACGCGAGCCCAAGAAGTCTAACACGAAATGGTACTGCTAATCGCCAAAGTGAACATGGTTAAAACgtaaaactccattttttcttcgaaaattaaataaaatggaaTATTGAGTTAAAATGTTCTATTTATATTCCATTTTTTATTagagtaatgaacaaaaaaaaaatagattatggAATGAGAAATGAAATAGGGTTGAAGTGTTTTTACTctattctttattttattctattttaaagtaAGAAATGAAGTGGGATGGGAAATGTGGAGAAAAAAACTTGAATAGTATTCTCCTCGCTTTAATATTTTAGACCAATATTAGAACGTTGTACAAGTGGAAGGAATTAAGTTttgtttaaaatagttatattttcaaGGTgtgcttaaatttttttgatacaTAGATGTCtccaactttccttttttttttaataaaacatatctcTGTCTTCAATCTTTTCaactctttttatatatttacaggTTACTTTAGTATTTCAAACATCTAAGGAGATTTTGCTTGTTAGCACGTACTGCTTGTTTTTGCTgtcaaacatataaatttaggATGAATTTTATAACTATGTGTTGTGTATAAATTATGCAAGCACTTGTACGCACACTAGAGATAGCTCCCCCGCATACATCTAACAAGGTTAAAACAATATCTGAAAATATGTTATCTCCATTTATATTAAATAGATGGTGGTCCACACATACAAAACTTCACATAAAATCAAACTCATCTATCATTTTCTGTTGGGATTTATTAAGCTCATGTACAACTCTGTATTatctgattagtacgatattgtccactttgggccttagAGGCTGATCCGCAtgaatttacttttggtttccttcccaaaaggcctcgtactattagagttggacagcattttatatattagactctctttgtctaattctccaatgtgagacttagtttgttatatcaCATTCACCCcttcaaactaaggatcacattcatTTCGTGTCCCACAACTGACTTCCAGGATCTTTTGACTTGATCTCTGCCACACACACATCCCAATCCTAACTCGATGGGTCTCATTCTTActcgaagggtattttggtctttttgCAAATTTCTCATCaacatggctctgataccaattgttgggatttattaagcccatgtccaactctatattacctgattagtacgatatcgtccactttgggccttagAGGCTgacccgcatggatttacttttggttttcttcccaaaaggcctcgtactattagagttggacagctctttatatattagactctcTTTGTATAATTTTCGAATGTGGTACTTAATTTGTTATAtcacattttacattttctgTAATTATAAAACATTGTGATAAAATTATGTCTGCATTATATATCACGGTTATgtctaattttcgaaaatatttaacaaaactaAGATTGTTGGAACTGACATTGGTTGTGTATGTACTGCAGAATTAGAACCTAGAGTGTCCAACTCTGAAATAGACCTGTGGGCTCATGTACTTTAActttcgaaaatatttaacaaaactaAGATTTTTGGAACTGATATTGATTGTGTATGTACTGTAGAATTAGAACCTAGAGTGGTCCAACTCTGAAAGAGACCTGTGGACTCATGTTCTTTAACTCGCCTTGCATTTGTTTTACAAGAATTTTGTTATGTTCCTACTTCCTAATCTGCTAAAAGACAAATATTTATTACCATAAATTGAGATGATCATAGCTTGTGACTTGTGAGGTTACATTTCATTGCTTGTTAATGGTTTTAATGTATTGCGATTATGCGCCAAGTATATAACTCAATCTGGTCCGTTTATGATAGGTCTTGCAGATTTGCAAACCTGGCCTCATAGGACTCTGATTCTTAGAATTCCAGTCTATTCCGGTTCAATCATGGGATCGTGCGAACCATTATATGGTAACCTGCATAGGTTGAATCTGCAatctgattatatatatatatatacaagtttaaaattttgaatatgaGTGTATGACTGCCACAGTTAATCTACTCAGAAGTATTATCCAAATTTTTTAGACCTCTCACAAGAATTATAAAAGTATCTAGTAATTTTATCCCAAAAATGTATAGAAAATACCATTTTGATACCATAGCCAGCTTTTTTCTGCATGGAGTACAATTAACTGAAACCTCACGACTAAATAAACGTACCTATTTTTGGCTGTTATCTACAACAAGAAAATTGAAGAAATAAGAAGTAATGTATATTCTTAAAGACAAAAAGGAACATGTAATGTGTGAATAGATACATGGATAAAAGAGTAGTGGAGGAGTTGTATCCAAGAAAAGGAGGAGATGGGCATAGAAAGTTAGAGGTTAATGGTTATGGTGGACCAAAAGCCAAATCATCCTAAAGCATATAACTACGATGGCAAATTAAAATTGTTACCCATAGCTGGTAGCTCAGCATCTGCGGGGAAAGAGATTTAGCAaccgtttttttttgtctatggCCCAAAGAGATTATGGGGTTCAGCCAAGAACTTcttgcaataaaaaaaaatcaacggtGTTAAGTTTGTAACCGAGTATTGGTGTTGGGGTTTCGGAGAGACTTTGTGGACTTTTAAGGCCATATATGGTTCAACTTCATTCAACGGGCCCACCAATAAACtgtgttttttttggtttttcaggatgattttgttttatttctctATACAAATCAAAGCTATCAAGCTTCTAGATTATTACATAGAAGAAAGTACATAACTATATATGATTAGTTTGTAACAACTAACAAATGACTTGACCAAAGAACCAGACGATTCAATCAAAAGGGTCCGGTTTGTAAATTTCAATTCTATGGAAAACTCAAAATCCTAAACTCGAAGACTGGAAACTTCCCATGTAGGCCCATAAAAGCTCAGTTAAACTGTCCTGCTACCCAGTTTGAGCATACCTAACACatcatttatgtatatatgtatcgtTTCACGTGTGAAGTAAAAGTACAAGTCTATCACGGACTGGTTTATCAATCCCGCTCGATCGATGTTTCTGATATTTATGAAGTCTCACGTGTATGTGTAATTGCCATTTTGATGATAAGAGGGAATGGCTTTGCACCAATGATGAAGGCATTCATAGAATCTATTTGGATCCATTCAAACCAAGTATCTTCAGATTATGTCGCATGCTATTAATTACAGTATAACGTCTTTTATCATTTTGTCATTACTAATTAATATCTGCTGacattttcttctaaaaacaaaagaaaccctAAACTGTATATACAAACTTTTTGAAAACACCTAAGGCCATGCTAAAGCTCAAGAAGCACTCATTTTAGGcgctaaaattttttaaaaaaatttgtagagTCTTTAGagcatcaattttttttatggtaaTGGTTTATGGGAAAAAAATCATGCTTTAGACTTCTAAATACATATGTAGAACCGGGTCTGAACACACCCATACTTTGTATTGACCGTATAAATTACAGTCCGTTGCAGGTTTCTCCCTCGAACGTAGTATATGTATATGTCTCATGGCTTCCGTTTTAAGGGACTAGTATTAATATAGTATAACGTATCTCACGAATATTATTCGTTAACATGTCTTTGgggttaataaatatatatatattagtaaacCGGGGCGTCTAGCTCTGGTGATAAAGGACTCACGGCTGTGAGGAGTACCGCCACCTGGGTTCGATTCCCGGCTACTGTGGATTTTACATGCGGTCTGCAGCGTCCAGGAGCCAACACGTGGAGCTCCGTTTGCAGGACTGGCTCAACACTGTTAAGGGCCCTAgggcaaaaaatatttttttaccctctaaaattatatgtagataatgtttaaaatgtttttaaagtttaatagtaatattttgtaatgaaaataaaactatatacatatcaaataatttggacccttttcaattttatttattatatttataattttttatataaaaatatagatttttttaaaaaattgggcTCCTTAATTAGTATTATACGGGAGACACGAGCTTGGACCCGAGGCggtcgcaccgcttgtcccCCCAATAAGCCGGCCATGTCCGTTTGGACACCCATGTGGCTAGTCTGTGCTTTCGATGTACATGTGCCAATGTACGGATTATATCGTCTAGGCCATCCTGTCGATGAGTGGCCGAAAATTtgggttatcaaaaaaaataataataaaatatatatatatatatatattagtaaatcaaatattttataaattcaaatggTCAGTTTTCAATGATTGTATCAGTCACCACAACCATTTAGTACTCTAC
Protein-coding regions in this window:
- the LOC106391188 gene encoding LOW QUALITY PROTEIN: dirigent protein 21 (The sequence of the model RefSeq protein was modified relative to this genomic sequence to represent the inferred CDS: inserted 2 bases in 1 codon); translation: MARLVLLALFSALLLATTITTSEAFSRTVKAPYQAHKPKKLTHLHFYFHDIVSGDKPTTAIVAVGPTTNTSASAFGMVVVIDDPLTVGPEITSEEVGRAQGMYASADQKNLGLFVAFNLVFTKGEFAGSTASLYGRNPVMSKVREMPIIAGTGAFRFYTGQNLXTFNTTSGNAVVEYNVYIWH
- the LOC106391189 gene encoding dirigent protein 17, translated to MDNTVSIKQETPQPLPLGIYEIPGEPAVVINGVPDEPKTESIIAKDEPKSSSAASIGCGEWLEGREVRKFFLGQYYSGTVTKFDKGTGWYMVEYEDGDSEELDWYELEEVLLPMDVTVPLRSVSLWILKNRQTQAQAYGSMPKR